A single genomic interval of Amycolatopsis sp. CA-230715 harbors:
- a CDS encoding nucleotide-binding protein has product MIIVAVVNLKGGTMKTTTTGFLCKAFHESGLRTLGVDADDENHGLSYWREDGELPFPVIGQYGSDLHVQLPGIAGDQYDAMGIDTPPMQAQRGTVASAVRYATHVVVPLAPTPADHARLASVAALIAESGPSRPSGRPPHFGALLVKCKATANSPKTYRKQIKNDGIKVFDVQIADRERYAQAQGEPIRNAMATEFGDLALELMDMEDKKVTA; this is encoded by the coding sequence ATGATTATAGTTGCGGTGGTGAACCTTAAGGGCGGAACGATGAAGACAACGACCACGGGGTTCCTGTGCAAGGCGTTCCATGAGTCGGGTCTGCGCACGCTCGGAGTGGACGCTGACGACGAGAACCACGGCCTCTCGTACTGGCGCGAGGATGGCGAGCTGCCGTTCCCCGTGATCGGCCAGTACGGCAGTGACCTTCATGTACAGCTGCCGGGTATCGCCGGTGACCAGTACGACGCGATGGGGATCGACACGCCTCCCATGCAGGCGCAGCGAGGCACGGTCGCATCGGCGGTGCGCTACGCGACTCACGTCGTGGTTCCGCTGGCACCGACCCCTGCGGACCACGCGCGGCTGGCGTCGGTCGCAGCGCTCATCGCCGAGTCAGGCCCGAGTCGACCCAGCGGTCGGCCGCCGCACTTCGGGGCGTTGCTGGTGAAGTGCAAGGCGACGGCGAACTCCCCGAAGACCTACCGCAAGCAGATCAAAAACGACGGCATCAAGGTCTTCGACGTACAGATCGCGGACCGCGAGCGCTACGCGCAAGCTCAGGGCGAGCCGATCCGGAACGCCATGGCGACAGAGTTCGGGGACCTGGCGCTGGAGCTGATGGATATGGAA